The genomic DNA CCAGTTTTTATGttcaactgtttttaaatttaGGAGAAATGATGGTTATTTTTGACTGCAGTGGGTAAATCCCACTCCCCCAGCAGTAGACATGATGATTGATCTCTGATGGCCCCCACCTGTCAAAGATGGAGCCCACTCCAGCACTGTGAGCGCTGCTTCTGTGGACGTGAAGACCCGTCGCTAACAGGATCCCATCTTTAACCGTTACAGAGCGATGTGAGAAGGACGCAATGAGGAGCTCATTCCAGCCTGAACAAACGCATTGAGAGAGGACAAATTATAAAGAAAAATCATTCATCATATTTTGCAGAATAGTGTTGCATAAAAACAAATACCTATACTGATTTGGCAGTGATGTCTGACTTTTTGTGTGAAATCTCTCACCAGCAGAGGTCAGCACTGATGCACCAAACAAACCGCAGTGCTACAACTTCACAttttagtttgatttgattttactCCTCCTTTAAACTAGGTGACAAAAATGTGCTGAGCTCATGTAAACGTCTATATAGGCCTCCTGCGGGAAGGCGAGCAACTTATTGGAAGTCAAGCTTGCACACTTGACAAAGGGCTGTTTGCTCTGGTTGGGAAATGTTCTCTCTGAGTGTATGTGTTTATGATAATGTGCTGCTGCCCTCTGTAAACACAGAAAGGAACATATACATTTCCTGGGATGATAGCTTTGGGATAATCCACGTACCAGCTCTTAGTAGGATGACCTGGTCGTCCAGGGGAAGTTCCGAGAAGTGCGGGATCCGTTTGGCCCACTCCACCAAGGTGAAAAGTTGCTTGTCTGCTGCCTGGCAGATGTTTGTGACTGGATCATTGGTCTGGAGGAGAACGAGGAGAAATAAGGAAAAGCAGCTGAACTTGCAGCCATGCTGCTTGGCTtgatgaaagtttttttttaaaacgctTAGCAAGCAGCTGTAGACGTCGCTATTTTTGGGGTTGGTTATAAACTAGCATTTTACTACATTCCCTAAAGTGATGTGCACCCATCccatgaatgcactttagatgaaTGGACTAAAGCTGAATCATAGAAAATGTGCTactaaattgtttaaaaaatgtctttggattCATTTATATCAACATTTAGCCTTTAATCACATGTAATGTCCTTTTACATGTAGGCATTGTCATTCTGAAAATCTCAGACAATCAGCGCTTGAGTTACGTCATATGTACTCCTAGCATTTCCGGTCCTATATATCTCTATAATAAAATAGCATTTCAATCTTACTTTTTATCACTTAGTTACGTGTCATCCAGTTCCTtagattctcaactggtgggtcaaaacccaaaagtgggtccgtggacagctggtcaaaaaaaaaaaaatacctaatgtctcccATGttgaactttttattttgaaagaaacttttcttttgacaggtatgctgtgaaatgcatgttgcacaggaacatatatagatttttattttaaaaaaaagattatgtgtgtgtttttaacagctaattaaaaaaaaaaaaaaaaaaaaaacacaatttggttggttgaattctaaaaaaaaaagtgggtcgcaatttaatgaccgtggcaaaatgtgagtcaagaacccctggtctacacTACTATCAGAATAACTAAACATCTTTAACCTCATAAAACCAGTTGTAGTTACATGAATGGCAAACTTCCTCAAATAGTCACTacatcacagtttgtcaaacatgtcgaccACCACAAGCgtgtgtttaaagtgctttttttatTCCATATGCAGCTTTTAAATCACCTCTTAGTCCTACTTGTAAAGGTTACATATTATACTCTTTCAATTGAGCTACCTTTGAAATTAGGATTGTGTGTCGCGTTAAGGTAACAGAAAGATAACGAGCTGCTGCTTACTGAGTTTCCAGGGCTGCTATCACTATACGTCTCAGTTTTGGGCTCCACTGCCACCTCAGCATCTAGGATTTTGTCCACAGGCATTTCCTCGTTGAAACTGCTGGTAGATTCCACCTCATTCTCCCCCCGTTCCTTCCCACGCTGCCTCTCTTCCTGCACCGCtgtgtacacacacatatacagacaTTTACAGTCATTTGAGGCCAAGCAATGACCTAAACTGGGGAGTTGGGGAGGGGGGGACGCCAGCATTAATATTTACTCTTTGATCGGCTGAATTATAGAATGGGAACAGCAAGTCTCTAAAAATGTAGGGAGATGAGTTTTCACAGAGTACAAAGCACATTTTCAATGAGTTTATCCTGCTGTACAGAGAATTTAAAGAATTTAACTACCAGACATGTGGTACACGAGGACTCGCTTCTTATCAATGATATCGCtcaccataaataaataaaacaaacttccataCATGACATTCTCAAAGACATTCAGAATTGTTTTTTAAGAAAAGCATTTAAAGCATTGGCATTGGCACAGCACAGTTATTACCATGAAATGTTCGTAGCCCTCAGTTTTTGGTTGTTAGAGTCTTCAGAAACTCTTTTATAGATAGAAAACCAACATTacggctgtgttcaaaatcgcatACTTACGTACTATACCCTCAATGAGTACTACTGTTCGAACCTttaacgacaaaaacctgaagcacactgaggctaaatatctctgttgattcgccacctttgaaagttctgaaagcattttaagcgagaaaatgaacaagtagaatatcaacatgtgatgatttgatccataaaactcgtggaagtacatttcattttgacatttcggagattttggGAGACCTCCCATTATGctgctgacaaaacttctggttaactacaaaacaagagccctaacaagtgtatcatgtttctcagtctgtgccttctcctcgcttTCCACtctcttttttgtttcaggTGATTTGATGCTGGAGCaggcggttcctgatcgatggctcacggctcaactagtctggaacacttggatggactatccttctatcctattcccTTCTGTTCACTgacccaaccagtcaaagcggaaggctgccacctctgaacctggtttcGCTGGAGatataaatgaagttgaattgaattgaattgaattgaattaattaattaattaattaattaattaattaattaattaattaattaagcgttaaaaacaaatggaagacaagaagatatACCATTGTTCTGAAACAGGgacgtttgatttttagtttgaagccggtccctggacaattttacgttccgctggcaatgcatcatggggaggttgagtatgagtagtgcacccaccgtgcatacttgaaAAATGTTCCattatagtatacatccaggtatttctcacatactcaatctttcagTATTATCTAATTAGAATGACTACATATGTGACCATACCAGACTGTCATTGCTCCATCTCATTAGATCTCAGacgctaagcaggtctgggcctggttagtagttggatgggagaccactgagaattccaggtgccacagtgggggacagtcgctccagtgatatctgtcattgtgtccttgggcaaaacacttcacccacattgcctagtatgaatgtagtgtgagaGTGATATAGCTTACCAGTGTGGAGTGAaggaataatgccttaattctatAAAgggctttgagtgtctatgataaagtgctatatactCAATTTTATGTCAgacttagcatgagtagtacgttagtgtgcaatttcaaacacagcttaTGTCTAAAGAGTTGGATCACGACCTAgtgtctctctctcacacacacacacaccttctctCTTCATGCCCATGGCCAGGCACTTCTGGTAACGACAGTATTGGCAGCGGTTCCGCTGGCGTTTGTCGATGAGGCACTCTTTGCTGTCTCGACATGTGTAGCTGAGGTCTTTACGGACGGTCCTCTTGAAAAACCCTTTACATCCTTCACAGCTGTAGACGCCATAGTGTTTACCTGTGTTACAGTAAGACAACAATGTCAGTACAGCCTTTGCACCTCAGACCTGTTGTAAAGTTGCATTAAGTATGATGTGGCcgacaccagggttggggtcaattgtaattgtaaatgcgTAATTGGTAAGTAATCACAgttatgacgtaattataattgaaatcgtaattgaaaaaatctgttgctattgtaatcgtaattggggaaccacgttacagttctatacacatacgtagtttttagtgtattttacagctgatttaagacggGTCAAATCTcatccgttatcataagagatgaaAGAgaaagttttatggggttatttgaTTAAAGactcaattgtaattgaacttaattgtaatggatttcagggggaaaataataattgtagatttaattataattggaaaaaaatcctgctcaacgtaatcgtaattgagttctaattgaacatgaataatcaaagacgtaattgtaatttaaaaatgtaattaatcccaACTCAGGCTGATTTTTAGATTCAGTGGAAATATCATTGTAATAACCAATTCTTATCTATGTGGCTGGTAGTTGTGGGAGTGTCGTTGTATGCACACCCATTACCTGAGGAGCGGTCTCCACAGATGGCGCAGATATGCTTGGACATCCCCCCTGGGCTTGTGCACTGGTAGTTAATGTTCCCCAGGTTCTGCAGGCCCGGCGGAGGCTTGATATCCTCTGAGCTGCTGACATTGTTCATTGAATTCATCTGGGGATGTTAGGAAAACAGAGGAGGAAGCAGAGATATGAGTTAAAGTTGAGCTAACTGGTGTTGAACATGGGAGAGGAAGCACAGCAGAAGtgggagtgattttttttttgttttttgtctcatGACAGTCAGTCTTTTCCACTatgttcttgttttgtcttcCTCTTACTCTTTTTTatcctttccacacacacacacacacacacacacagacacacacacacattatttagAAAGTGTCCCGGGGTGTGATCACATGCTCAGTCAGTGGGAGGAACGGCAGCCTCAGTCTGGGGTTGTCACAcaggttttttaatgtttgttgacAGGGAGAGGCATGGGAGAAGAATCACGTGGGCACCAAGCGAAAGCACTCAAAGCCATCAGAGAAGGACATTCTTTTGGAATATCAgcacagaagaaagtaaaaaaaatgacatgtttGAAACTCCTAAACTTTTACTTCAAATTGAAAGGTCattccactgtgtgtgtgtgtgtgtgtgtgtgtgcatgttttctTTCTAGATTTCACAGTTTGTTTAAAGTGACCCCTACAGATCCCATGACTTGCAATAGGATCTCAGGATAAACtttaaggcaggggttctcaactggtctcaccctgggacccacattttgccacggttattaaatcgcgacccacttttttttttttttttttaataattcaaccaaccaaatttagtttttcaaaaaaaaagctgttgaaaacacacacatgtaatattttataaaacataatCCTATATATGTTCCTGTGAAAAaagcatttcacagcatgcctttcaaaataaaagacaagtccaacataatagacattaagtatttatgtatttttgaccagctgtccgagacccaccagttgagaagcGCTGCTTTAGGGAATCCTTTGACAAGCCAATGCTAATTTCCTTTGAAATAACACCTACTGACACTTACCACCGCACGCTGCAGTGGGTGGAGTCTCTTTTACAATCAGTGGACAATGTTCAAGCAAATAGTTATATCTGTATTGTATTCTTATCATCGCTCTACCCTTTGACCCCCCGCCAACCCCCGCTGATGAGAGACACAGCAAGTGATAATATTTTGTGGATTTATGcttgtttacttgtttatgtGTGAACAACTGCGTGTTCAGTAGAAATAAGACGGCTGACCTACATACACCCTTGTGTCCCAGGGTATTTGATGCAGTGTGACATATAGACCATCCCGCCGATAGTCACCTCATGCTCCTCCTATCACTTATTTACTACATGCACTCTGAATATCCTCTGATGACAGACTTTCCGTCCGTGACCTTACAGCAGGGGACGGAAAACACGAGGCTCGTCTTATTTTTCCTCAGGTTTTTTCTCTCAGCGTGCAGCTATATCCGTAGCAGCTGTTTGTCTGTCCCGTTGTACAAGCCCTGAAGGAAGGCAGATCGTCACACTCAAAAGAACGTTCAGCTTCGATGTGGTCGCTCTTTGGTGACTGGCTGGATAACAGCTATTCATCTTCCACGTAGGAGACTGATATCACAAATAATTCATTTCACCAcgtctaaataaaaaaaacatttgtctccAACAGATGTCGAGGCATCGTCCTGCTTCTGACAAAAATCCTATTGCTGTAGGAAAGAGCTACAAGCTCTGCATATAGATTATTGATGcaagatacattttttatttaacacaaGGAATGACGAACATACTGCAGTGTACATGTGAGGATTACTTAAGCCATTATATAGAAAAATGCTTCTTCAGAGCAACAccctatttctttattttgaagCGGTATGTTTTTTTGATAGCTCTACCTCTAATGCACTCTTtcaaatgatatatatatatatactggtaCCTACTTCAGCTCTGGGTATATATATCTGCAAACCCCTACGACAACCCTAGAGACAACACAAGCCAGAAGAATTTTCCGCTTTACTCTTGATATAAG from Gouania willdenowi chromosome 4, fGouWil2.1, whole genome shotgun sequence includes the following:
- the rxrgb gene encoding retinoic acid receptor RXR-gamma-B isoform X2: MDGSDPYLHLHSAGPMNSVHSHSASMGGMVGHPSVISTSRPLHSPMSTLGSPINGLASPYPVITSSMGSPSVSLQSTPNMNFGPLGSPQMNSMNNVSSSEDIKPPPGLQNLGNINYQCTSPGGMSKHICAICGDRSSGKHYGVYSCEGCKGFFKRTVRKDLSYTCRDSKECLIDKRQRNRCQYCRYQKCLAMGMKREAVQEERQRGKERGENEVESTSSFNEEMPVDKILDAEVAVEPKTETYSDSSPGNSTNDPVTNICQAADKQLFTLVEWAKRIPHFSELPLDDQVILLRAGWNELLIASFSHRSVTVKDGILLATGLHVHRSSAHSAGVGSIFDRVLTELVSKMKDMQMDKTELGCLRAIVLFNPDAKGLSNPVEVEGLREKVYASLESYTKQRYPDQPGRFAKLLLRLPALRSIGLKCLEHLFFFKLIGDTPIDTFLMEMLEAPHQIT
- the rxrgb gene encoding retinoic acid receptor RXR-gamma-B isoform X1, translating into MWHPVSSAATGGSPHRETGYGHYSAGPMNSVHSHSASMGGMVGHPSVISTSRPLHSPMSTLGSPINGLASPYPVITSSMGSPSVSLQSTPNMNFGPLGSPQMNSMNNVSSSEDIKPPPGLQNLGNINYQCTSPGGMSKHICAICGDRSSGKHYGVYSCEGCKGFFKRTVRKDLSYTCRDSKECLIDKRQRNRCQYCRYQKCLAMGMKREAVQEERQRGKERGENEVESTSSFNEEMPVDKILDAEVAVEPKTETYSDSSPGNSTNDPVTNICQAADKQLFTLVEWAKRIPHFSELPLDDQVILLRAGWNELLIASFSHRSVTVKDGILLATGLHVHRSSAHSAGVGSIFDRVLTELVSKMKDMQMDKTELGCLRAIVLFNPDAKGLSNPVEVEGLREKVYASLESYTKQRYPDQPGRFAKLLLRLPALRSIGLKCLEHLFFFKLIGDTPIDTFLMEMLEAPHQIT